In Trichocoleus desertorum NBK24, the following are encoded in one genomic region:
- a CDS encoding HD family phosphohydrolase yields MRALQFLMRRAERLCKRYRTHWWRVYVADASRKTFGHALSQSWNRQPLTSPAVGLRSQNLRQYRPPTMVIVAVLSLTSTIGYRFYNEPKLDVGTAAPQTIRAPQNASIEDPKTTEEKRREARTGAVPVLMLDLAVNQRVQETLAQALKRGTELRRMAGTFPVAPTYNLSLPTQLYLREAEEWEWRTILGAVETPATPNSALGSSTDPELKAWLKFDAPPLNAAQQQAIAELRSYRQAISAQDFAVLVEVISKTRWSYPMALAALSDTTTSDSEILYDATLFNLSDAEWEATQTQIRQATARILAQGISPGLPKSILRNAIKVQMREAVSESAMAIALNLLPKVLEPNLVRDPEQTKLRAEQAAQEVRPVLVTIQQGEVIVQESQLITQADFVLLDHFGLSRREINWLGLLGFGGLMSGAVGVIWVVERRFHPGLRHRDHLLLLVLTLSAPLLGIFGVSSTSLPAIGLLVGSFYGSALSVAVVGLLAVIAPFGLEVSWSHWLASAIGGLLGGLIAGRLRSREELALLGGMVGLTQGVAYLILTLILNAASGPVWYLVLSGAMLHGLTGVAWSVVALGLSPYLEHLFDLVTPIRLAELSNPNRPLLKRLASDAPGTFQHTLFVATLAEAAARALSCNVELVRAGTLYHDIGKMHDPLGFIENQMGGPNKHDAIDDPWKSAQLIKKHVSAGLVMARKCRLPKAIQAFIPEHQGTMLIAYFYHQAQQQEKQGSERVVDEGDFRYDGPVPQSRETGIVMLADSCEAALRSLKDATPEEAFSMINKILRARWQDNQLVDSGLSREEMTQIAEVFVQVWQQFNHQRIAYPKAVLSAK; encoded by the coding sequence ATGAGAGCGCTTCAGTTTTTGATGCGGCGGGCTGAGCGGTTGTGTAAACGCTATCGAACCCACTGGTGGCGTGTGTACGTGGCGGACGCCTCGCGTAAAACCTTTGGTCATGCCCTGAGCCAGAGTTGGAATCGTCAGCCTTTAACTAGTCCGGCAGTTGGCTTGCGATCGCAAAACCTGCGCCAATACAGACCCCCCACGATGGTAATTGTGGCTGTGCTTTCTCTAACCAGCACCATTGGTTACCGCTTCTATAACGAACCCAAACTCGATGTGGGAACTGCGGCTCCTCAAACGATCCGGGCTCCCCAAAATGCCAGCATAGAAGACCCCAAAACCACCGAAGAAAAGCGCCGAGAAGCGCGTACTGGAGCAGTTCCAGTATTAATGCTCGATTTAGCTGTCAATCAGCGGGTGCAAGAGACTTTAGCTCAGGCACTGAAGCGAGGAACCGAGCTGCGGCGGATGGCTGGAACGTTTCCGGTTGCCCCTACTTACAACCTATCCCTACCCACCCAACTTTATCTGCGCGAGGCTGAGGAATGGGAGTGGCGAACCATTTTAGGAGCCGTGGAAACACCTGCCACCCCTAACTCAGCGTTAGGCAGTAGCACTGACCCGGAGCTGAAGGCTTGGTTGAAGTTTGATGCCCCTCCCCTTAATGCAGCTCAACAGCAAGCGATCGCAGAACTACGTAGTTATCGCCAAGCCATATCCGCCCAGGACTTTGCTGTCTTAGTGGAAGTAATTTCTAAAACTCGTTGGAGCTACCCGATGGCGCTAGCCGCGTTGTCAGATACCACAACCTCCGACTCGGAAATACTTTACGACGCCACTTTATTTAACTTATCGGACGCCGAGTGGGAGGCGACCCAAACCCAGATTCGGCAAGCAACAGCGCGAATTCTAGCTCAGGGTATTTCACCAGGTTTGCCGAAAAGCATTCTGAGAAATGCGATTAAGGTGCAGATGCGGGAAGCTGTCTCCGAATCAGCGATGGCGATCGCCCTCAACCTTTTACCCAAAGTCCTAGAACCCAACTTAGTCCGTGACCCTGAGCAAACAAAACTCCGCGCCGAACAAGCCGCCCAAGAAGTCAGACCTGTGCTGGTGACCATTCAGCAAGGTGAAGTTATTGTTCAAGAAAGCCAACTCATTACTCAAGCCGATTTTGTCTTACTAGATCACTTTGGTCTCAGCCGCCGAGAAATCAACTGGCTAGGGTTGCTGGGCTTTGGCGGGCTAATGAGCGGTGCAGTTGGCGTGATCTGGGTGGTAGAGCGGCGATTTCATCCAGGACTGCGACATCGAGACCATCTCCTCCTGCTAGTTTTGACCTTAAGTGCCCCGCTGCTAGGAATTTTTGGCGTTTCTTCCACGAGCCTTCCGGCCATTGGCTTGTTAGTCGGTAGCTTTTATGGCTCTGCCTTGAGCGTGGCAGTGGTTGGCTTGCTCGCAGTCATAGCGCCATTTGGATTGGAAGTGAGTTGGAGCCACTGGCTAGCCAGCGCCATTGGGGGGCTATTGGGAGGGTTGATTGCAGGACGATTGCGATCGCGCGAAGAACTAGCCCTCTTGGGCGGAATGGTGGGCCTCACTCAAGGAGTTGCCTATCTGATCCTGACCTTGATTCTGAACGCAGCTTCTGGCCCCGTCTGGTATCTCGTCCTTAGTGGAGCGATGCTACATGGCTTGACAGGCGTAGCTTGGAGCGTCGTAGCGCTAGGACTCAGTCCCTACTTAGAACACTTGTTTGATCTCGTCACTCCCATCCGTCTAGCAGAACTCTCTAACCCCAATCGCCCCCTCTTAAAGCGCTTAGCCTCCGATGCGCCGGGAACTTTCCAGCACACACTCTTTGTCGCGACCCTAGCCGAAGCTGCGGCCAGAGCCTTGAGCTGCAACGTGGAACTCGTGCGGGCTGGCACCTTGTATCACGACATCGGCAAAATGCACGACCCTCTGGGTTTCATTGAGAACCAAATGGGCGGCCCCAATAAGCACGACGCGATCGACGACCCCTGGAAAAGTGCCCAACTAATCAAAAAGCATGTGAGCGCAGGGTTGGTCATGGCTCGTAAATGCCGCTTACCGAAAGCGATTCAAGCTTTTATTCCAGAACATCAGGGCACAATGCTAATTGCCTACTTCTATCACCAAGCCCAGCAACAAGAGAAACAAGGCTCGGAGCGCGTGGTAGATGAGGGTGATTTCCGCTATGACGGCCCCGTACCCCAATCTCGCGAAACGGGTATTGTGATGCTGGCAGACTCCTGTGAAGCCGCTCTGCGATCGCTCAAAGACGCTACTCCAGAAGAAGCGTTCTCCATGATCAACAAAATCTTGCGAGCCAGATGGCAAGACAACCAGCTAGTTGATTCTGGCCTCAGCCGAGAAGAAATGACCCAAATTGCCGAAGTCTTTGTCCAAGTTTGGCAACAATTCAATCACCAACGCATCGCCTACCCCAAAGCGGTCTTATCGGCAAAGTAA
- a CDS encoding 2-isopropylmalate synthase has protein sequence MKIQPQPDRIIIFDTTLRDGEQSPGATLNVDEKLTIARQLARLGVDVIEAGFPFASPGDFEAVQKIAQTVGTEQGPVICGLARATRQDIQTAAEALKPAAHGRIHTFIATSDIHLKHKLKKSRSEVLAIAEEMVAYAKSLIDDVEFSPEDAGRSDPEFLYQVLERAIAAGATTINIPDTVGYTVPSEFGALIRGIKENVPNIDQAIISVHGHNDLGLAVANFLEAVKHGARQLECTINGIGERAGNAALEELVMALHVRRQYFNPFLGRPADSEASLTNIDTRQIYKTSRLVSNLTGMLVQPNKAIVGANAFAHESGIHQDGVLKNKLTYEIMDAQSIGLTDNQIVLGKHSGRNAFRTRLKELGFELSDQELNKAFIRFKELADKKKEISDWDLEAIVNDEIQQAPELFRLELVQVSCGDRARPTATVSLRTPEGEELTDAAIGTGPVDAVYRAINRVVNVPNELIEFSVQSVTAGIDAIGEVTIRLRHGDRVFSGRAANTDIIVASAQAYVNALNRLYAAISAPTNVPHAERIGAEV, from the coding sequence ATGAAAATTCAACCCCAACCAGACCGGATTATCATTTTCGATACGACCTTGCGTGATGGTGAGCAGTCGCCCGGTGCCACGCTGAACGTGGATGAGAAGCTGACCATCGCCCGACAACTGGCTCGTCTGGGAGTTGATGTCATCGAAGCAGGATTTCCCTTTGCCAGCCCTGGAGACTTTGAAGCGGTTCAAAAAATCGCCCAGACTGTAGGAACCGAACAAGGCCCAGTAATTTGTGGTTTGGCTAGAGCCACTCGTCAGGATATTCAGACCGCAGCAGAAGCCCTCAAACCAGCGGCTCATGGTCGGATTCACACTTTTATTGCCACCTCAGATATTCACCTCAAGCACAAACTAAAGAAGTCTCGCTCTGAAGTGCTGGCGATCGCCGAAGAAATGGTCGCCTACGCCAAATCCTTGATCGATGATGTGGAGTTCTCGCCGGAGGATGCAGGTCGCTCTGATCCAGAGTTTCTCTACCAAGTGCTAGAGCGGGCGATCGCGGCAGGTGCCACCACCATCAATATTCCAGACACCGTGGGTTACACCGTGCCCAGCGAATTTGGCGCTTTGATTCGTGGCATCAAAGAAAACGTCCCCAACATTGACCAAGCCATTATTTCGGTGCATGGCCACAATGACCTTGGCTTAGCCGTCGCTAACTTCCTCGAAGCCGTGAAACACGGAGCCCGCCAGCTAGAATGCACCATTAACGGGATTGGCGAGCGAGCTGGTAATGCCGCCCTAGAAGAATTGGTGATGGCGTTGCATGTGCGGCGGCAGTACTTTAACCCCTTCCTCGGTCGTCCTGCTGACTCAGAAGCATCCCTAACCAATATCGACACCCGCCAGATCTACAAAACTTCCCGCTTGGTTTCTAACTTGACGGGCATGTTGGTGCAGCCCAACAAAGCGATCGTCGGTGCCAACGCCTTCGCCCATGAGTCTGGTATCCATCAAGATGGGGTGCTGAAGAACAAGCTCACCTACGAAATTATGGATGCCCAGTCCATTGGACTAACCGACAACCAAATTGTTTTAGGCAAGCACTCAGGCCGCAACGCCTTCCGCACCCGCTTAAAAGAACTGGGCTTTGAGCTGTCAGACCAAGAACTAAATAAAGCCTTTATTCGCTTCAAAGAATTGGCAGATAAAAAGAAAGAAATCTCGGATTGGGATTTGGAAGCCATCGTCAACGACGAAATTCAACAGGCTCCTGAACTATTCCGACTAGAACTAGTGCAGGTTTCTTGTGGCGATCGCGCCCGCCCTACCGCTACCGTTAGCCTCCGCACCCCCGAAGGCGAAGAACTCACCGATGCCGCGATCGGCACTGGCCCCGTTGACGCCGTATACCGAGCCATCAACCGCGTCGTCAACGTACCCAACGAACTGATTGAATTCTCCGTCCAATCCGTCACCGCTGGAATTGATGCGATCGGTGAAGTCACGATTCGATTGCGTCACGGCGATCGCGTTTTCTCCGGTCGAGCCGCCAACACCGACATCATCGTGGCCTCCGCCCAAGCCTACGTCAACGCCCTCAACCGCCTCTACGCCGCCATTAGTGCCCCCACCAATGTTCCTCATGCCGAGAGAATAGGGGCAGAAGTGTAG
- a CDS encoding class I SAM-dependent methyltransferase, translating into MQDDLLKREREFHDLWAAAIDIEGIHVRDYFEACTAPENRFILKHLGDVKGKYLLDLGCGAGENSVYFATKGARCVAADYSPGMVEVTLKLATANHVAVEGRTINAMEIEFPDNTFDIVYASNLLHHIPQPKAVIREMYRVLKPGGKACFWDPLKHNPVINVYRRIATKVRTEDEAPLDINIATFVQSIFAKTEYDTFWLATLWIFLRFYLVEKVDPNKERYWKKIILEHQRLRPTYLKLENVDRSLKKLPLMKRFAWNIAVVATK; encoded by the coding sequence ATGCAAGACGATCTCCTCAAGCGCGAACGCGAATTCCATGATCTCTGGGCTGCTGCCATTGATATCGAAGGCATTCACGTGCGGGATTACTTTGAAGCCTGCACCGCTCCAGAGAACCGTTTCATCCTTAAGCACTTAGGAGATGTCAAAGGCAAATACTTGCTAGATCTCGGCTGTGGCGCGGGAGAAAATAGCGTTTACTTTGCCACTAAAGGGGCGCGTTGTGTTGCTGCCGATTACTCCCCAGGCATGGTGGAAGTCACGCTGAAGCTAGCCACAGCCAACCATGTCGCAGTAGAAGGTCGCACCATTAATGCAATGGAAATAGAGTTTCCTGACAACACCTTTGATATTGTCTACGCCTCTAATTTGTTGCACCATATTCCCCAACCCAAGGCCGTGATTCGGGAAATGTATCGAGTCCTAAAGCCCGGTGGTAAAGCTTGTTTTTGGGACCCCTTAAAGCACAATCCAGTCATTAACGTCTATCGCCGCATTGCTACTAAAGTACGAACTGAAGACGAAGCTCCTCTAGATATTAATATTGCTACCTTTGTCCAATCTATCTTTGCAAAAACAGAATATGACACCTTTTGGTTAGCCACTCTTTGGATTTTTCTGCGATTTTATTTGGTAGAAAAAGTAGATCCTAATAAAGAACGATATTGGAAAAAAATCATCTTAGAACATCAGCGTTTGCGACCAACTTATTTAAAGTTGGAGAACGTAGATCGAAGTTTGAAAAAGTTACCCCTCATGAAACGGTTTGCTTGGAATATTGCCGTAGTTGCAACTAAATAA
- a CDS encoding NYN domain-containing protein, with translation MNRLSIFVDGNNMFYAQQKNGWFFDPRRVLEHFTNDPDIVLVNAFWYTGIKDPQDQRGFRDALISLGYTVRTKILKEYYDDNSGRYSQKANLDIEIVIDMFNTVEQYDRVVLFSGDGDFERAIELLRSKSTHITVVSTEGMIARELRNATDRYIDLNDIRPKIEKFDSQF, from the coding sequence ATGAACCGTCTATCTATTTTTGTGGACGGGAACAATATGTTCTATGCTCAACAAAAAAATGGTTGGTTTTTTGACCCAAGACGGGTTTTGGAGCATTTTACAAATGATCCAGATATCGTATTGGTAAATGCTTTTTGGTATACCGGAATCAAAGATCCTCAAGACCAACGCGGCTTTCGCGATGCTCTGATTAGTTTAGGTTATACCGTCCGTACCAAAATTCTGAAAGAGTATTACGACGATAATTCGGGTCGTTACTCGCAAAAAGCCAATCTAGATATAGAGATTGTGATTGATATGTTCAATACCGTTGAGCAGTACGATCGCGTCGTGTTGTTTAGTGGAGATGGAGACTTCGAGCGAGCGATCGAACTACTCCGCTCTAAGAGCACTCACATCACAGTGGTCTCTACAGAAGGCATGATTGCCCGCGAACTCCGAAACGCCACCGATCGCTATATTGACCTCAACGATATTCGGCCCAAAATTGAAAAATTCGATTCTCAGTTCTAA
- a CDS encoding carbohydrate ABC transporter permease, which translates to MNSSKRQSLLQRVGMYSLLGAIALVMLFPLMWLVSTSLKSPTENIFQFPPQLWPSQPTWQNFVQVWQTNPFGRYLFNSTLVAILTVTLNLLFCSLAAYPLARLNFRGRDAIFTLVISTIMIPFQIVMIPLYILTVQLGLRNTYLGLIFPAIASAFGIFLLRQAFQSVPKELEEAARMDGCSELGLWWHVMLPSVRPALVTLAIFVFIGSWSDFLWPLIVLDRPEYYTLPLGVATLAGTFSLDWRLIAAGSVISIAPILLFFLVMQHYIVPTEAGSGMKG; encoded by the coding sequence ATGAATAGTTCCAAGCGGCAGTCTTTATTGCAACGAGTTGGCATGTACAGCTTGTTAGGGGCGATCGCGCTAGTAATGCTGTTTCCGTTGATGTGGCTCGTTAGCACCTCGCTCAAGTCTCCAACCGAGAACATCTTTCAATTTCCGCCGCAATTGTGGCCCAGCCAACCAACTTGGCAAAATTTTGTTCAAGTTTGGCAAACTAATCCCTTTGGTCGCTATTTGTTTAACAGCACCTTAGTAGCTATTCTCACCGTCACTCTGAACTTGCTGTTCTGTTCGCTGGCGGCTTATCCATTAGCGCGGCTCAATTTTCGCGGTCGAGATGCGATTTTTACGTTGGTCATCTCAACGATCATGATTCCTTTTCAAATTGTGATGATTCCGCTGTATATTTTGACCGTGCAGTTGGGACTACGAAATACCTACTTGGGGCTCATCTTTCCTGCGATCGCCTCAGCATTCGGCATTTTCTTATTACGGCAAGCGTTCCAGAGTGTCCCTAAAGAACTGGAAGAAGCAGCTCGAATGGATGGCTGCTCCGAGCTAGGTTTGTGGTGGCACGTAATGTTGCCCTCGGTGCGTCCGGCGTTGGTAACTTTGGCAATTTTTGTGTTTATTGGATCTTGGAGCGACTTTCTCTGGCCTCTGATTGTGCTCGATCGCCCAGAATATTACACGTTGCCACTGGGGGTTGCGACGCTAGCAGGGACGTTTTCGCTAGATTGGCGATTGATTGCGGCGGGTTCTGTAATTTCGATCGCGCCAATTTTGCTTTTCTTTTTGGTGATGCAGCACTATATTGTGCCGACTGAGGCGGGGAGTGGGATGAAGGGCTGA
- a CDS encoding calcium-binding protein has translation MADPKAIAQSLQNIETLLNNLKVPFGDDPQDNDDNFSKLFNTIQTASSGLGSTSDEKLIRETLRTLDNSLDNTFGQRDYINPDFINGLSNDPIFDFTKSLKTNFGQGLPALHSEFNLNWSLTNSAQVSTSFKKIQLDLGSYFDDLIVPFLKPVSDILRPFEPIRKALTTNIPGLDDFGIKINLLSLASTTGLTQGKEYSRELIDAISKFSEVLDTVNQAQALVKNLGESRFIDLGEFSLSANSEIINPLPFSTTPITQAVNKVPDFFSKIKSVTGDRFHLPFLAQSTPAFNLLIGKPDVKLIEYTFPGMTAGFKYEQEVPIPIPLPIPVVAKFGGEANFSSPGLTIGYDSFGIISNNPINGFYLDGSKPIFELRAGLIAGVSAGVKKIAYAEGNVDITGDINFFLPERSSQVRYTELSNVFTSGKFNTTGEVTAGLKLHAEHITLNPIKGLWGVFTGDFKELVDTYDYASPRISVFKFGDSGSTDSAQVKPNLATYDSTTHELRLNMGSSEARSRRNVNQGEINEKFDVSLELVVSAFGQQDSPYKNVSKILAFGDTGNDVISIGANVETELHGGKGDDTLHGGFQSDYLYGDDDNDTLIGDDGDDYLYGSVGKDYLYGDDGNDKLWGGADNDFLNGGVGDDNLYGEEGDDILYGGKGIDTLYGGDKADRLYGDEGQDYLFGGQGNDELSGGLGDDLLSGDEDHDVLDGGEGNDALKGGQGDDELIGGYRIIAEPVLDKDGKPVLDQAGRIVYQEPIRLGDDFGVDNLQGDSGNDTLRGGAGDDILDGGADNDLLLGERGNDWLDGGSEVDTVSYANSSQGTIANIDESKSYSNAAYFADLEPSFVVAVSTAADGFGDTDTLRNLENIIGSAFADILIGNSLNNTLQGLAGDDLFIGNAGNDTFYGGADVDTVSYRRDSKAVTVNLTLNQATDGFGNTDQIFEVENIIGSAFKDTLTGDSSNNTILGGKGEDTIDGGAGNDRIFGEDDNDRIFGGIGDDYLVGGSGTGWPSDILDGGIGNDTASYITANSAVAASLAERTGWMGDAMGDQFISIENLEGSSFNDFLVGDNGANVLSGLAGNDTLEGRAGDDTLDGGAGNDTLWGNDGDDVLKGGDDNDTLVGDLGNDVLEGGEGSDRLEGGLGDDWLDGGEGDNRLDAGEGNNTVKSGQGNDIIYTGPGNDLINAGDGENQVYAGEGKNQITTGSGNDIIYGGARADIINAGDGNNQIFAAEGNNVIQTGNGNNRIQARGGDDLIYAGAGDDWIQTGDGNDLIYAAEGSNYIDAGAGNNTIYSGSGNDLFVLLRGSGFHTIAQFEVSKDLLGLSGGLTFGQLSITQVTSGQEFLTQVSVAGTSDILANLKWVQASAITSASFTTVA, from the coding sequence ATGGCAGACCCAAAGGCGATCGCTCAAAGTCTTCAAAATATCGAAACCCTACTCAATAACTTGAAGGTTCCTTTCGGAGATGATCCTCAAGATAATGATGATAACTTTTCTAAATTATTCAATACCATCCAGACTGCAAGCTCAGGCTTAGGGTCCACTTCTGACGAGAAATTAATTCGTGAAACGCTTAGAACTCTCGACAATAGCTTAGATAACACTTTTGGGCAGCGGGACTACATCAATCCTGACTTTATTAACGGCCTAAGCAACGATCCCATTTTCGACTTTACAAAATCACTTAAAACTAATTTTGGACAAGGTTTGCCAGCCCTCCATTCAGAGTTCAACTTGAATTGGTCTTTAACTAATTCTGCTCAGGTATCTACTAGCTTCAAAAAGATTCAATTAGATCTTGGCTCTTATTTTGACGACCTGATTGTTCCCTTTTTAAAGCCAGTTAGCGATATATTACGACCCTTTGAGCCAATTCGAAAGGCGCTAACCACTAATATTCCTGGACTAGATGACTTTGGAATCAAGATTAATCTTCTCAGTCTCGCAAGTACGACTGGTCTCACTCAGGGAAAAGAATACAGCAGAGAGTTAATAGATGCAATTAGTAAATTTTCAGAAGTTTTAGATACTGTCAATCAAGCTCAAGCACTCGTCAAAAATCTAGGGGAAAGTCGTTTTATTGATTTAGGGGAATTTAGTCTTTCAGCCAATAGTGAAATAATCAATCCTTTACCCTTCTCAACCACTCCAATCACTCAAGCAGTAAATAAGGTACCGGATTTTTTCTCAAAAATTAAATCTGTTACTGGAGATCGGTTCCACTTGCCATTTCTTGCGCAATCCACTCCTGCATTTAATCTCTTAATCGGCAAGCCTGATGTCAAACTCATCGAATATACTTTTCCAGGAATGACTGCTGGCTTCAAGTACGAACAGGAAGTGCCTATTCCTATTCCTCTGCCTATTCCTGTTGTTGCTAAGTTCGGAGGAGAAGCTAATTTTTCCAGCCCCGGTTTAACTATTGGATATGACTCCTTTGGCATCATTAGCAACAACCCAATTAATGGATTCTATTTAGATGGTAGTAAACCTATTTTTGAACTACGAGCAGGATTGATAGCGGGTGTATCTGCTGGTGTCAAGAAAATTGCTTATGCGGAGGGTAATGTCGATATCACTGGAGACATTAATTTCTTCTTGCCAGAAAGGTCTTCCCAAGTACGCTACACAGAGCTATCAAACGTCTTCACTAGTGGCAAGTTCAACACTACAGGAGAGGTTACAGCAGGCTTAAAATTACACGCAGAGCATATCACGCTGAATCCAATCAAGGGGTTGTGGGGAGTTTTTACAGGCGACTTTAAAGAACTAGTCGACACATACGACTACGCATCACCTAGAATTTCTGTCTTCAAATTCGGCGATAGCGGTTCAACTGATTCTGCTCAAGTTAAGCCGAATCTGGCTACCTACGATTCGACTACTCATGAATTGCGCCTCAATATGGGTAGCTCCGAAGCTAGAAGCAGGCGGAATGTTAATCAAGGGGAAATCAATGAGAAGTTTGATGTTTCCCTAGAGCTAGTAGTCTCCGCTTTCGGGCAGCAAGACTCTCCATACAAAAATGTCAGCAAAATTTTGGCCTTTGGTGATACAGGCAATGACGTTATCTCAATTGGAGCCAATGTAGAAACAGAACTGCATGGCGGCAAGGGAGATGACACACTTCATGGTGGATTTCAGAGTGACTATTTATATGGGGATGATGATAACGACACTCTCATTGGTGATGATGGAGATGATTATTTATATGGGAGTGTAGGAAAAGATTACCTATACGGCGACGATGGCAACGACAAGTTGTGGGGTGGAGCTGATAATGATTTCCTGAACGGTGGAGTTGGTGATGATAACCTCTACGGTGAGGAAGGTGATGACATCCTGTATGGCGGAAAAGGCATCGATACTCTGTATGGTGGAGACAAAGCAGACCGTTTGTACGGTGATGAAGGTCAGGATTATCTATTTGGGGGACAAGGTAATGATGAGCTTTCGGGTGGGCTTGGTGACGATCTTTTAAGTGGTGATGAAGATCATGACGTTTTGGATGGTGGTGAAGGAAATGACGCTCTCAAGGGGGGCCAGGGTGATGATGAGTTGATTGGCGGCTACCGAATAATAGCTGAGCCAGTTCTTGATAAAGATGGTAAACCAGTTCTTGACCAAGCAGGTCGAATTGTGTACCAAGAACCGATAAGGCTAGGCGATGATTTCGGAGTAGACAATCTTCAAGGTGACAGTGGCAACGATACGTTGAGAGGTGGGGCAGGTGATGACATCCTGGATGGCGGGGCTGATAATGACCTTCTGCTAGGCGAGAGGGGAAATGACTGGCTTGATGGAGGAAGTGAAGTTGATACTGTTAGCTACGCCAACTCTTCGCAAGGCACGATCGCTAACATAGACGAAAGCAAGAGTTACAGCAACGCCGCTTACTTCGCTGACCTTGAACCTTCTTTCGTAGTCGCCGTAAGTACCGCCGCAGATGGTTTTGGTGACACTGATACGCTACGCAACCTGGAAAATATCATCGGCTCTGCTTTTGCTGACATCTTGATTGGCAACAGCCTCAACAACACTCTTCAAGGCTTGGCTGGCGATGATCTGTTCATCGGTAATGCTGGCAATGACACCTTCTATGGTGGAGCAGATGTTGATACCGTCAGCTATCGTCGCGATTCGAAGGCTGTCACTGTCAATCTAACCCTTAACCAAGCGACTGATGGCTTCGGCAACACCGACCAAATCTTTGAAGTCGAAAACATCATCGGTTCCGCCTTCAAAGACACCCTGACTGGTGACAGTAGCAACAACACCATTCTGGGTGGCAAAGGCGAAGACACCATTGATGGCGGTGCAGGAAACGATCGCATCTTCGGTGAAGATGACAACGATCGCATCTTCGGCGGTATCGGCGATGACTACCTGGTTGGTGGAAGTGGCACAGGCTGGCCTTCCGACATACTGGATGGTGGCATTGGTAACGACACGGCTTCCTACATCACCGCTAATTCGGCAGTCGCTGCCAGCCTTGCTGAACGCACCGGATGGATGGGTGATGCAATGGGCGATCAGTTTATTTCAATCGAAAACCTGGAAGGCTCATCCTTCAATGACTTCCTCGTAGGTGACAATGGCGCGAATGTCCTGAGTGGCTTGGCAGGCAACGACACCCTAGAAGGACGTGCAGGCGATGACACCCTTGATGGTGGCGCTGGCAACGACACCCTCTGGGGCAACGATGGTGATGATGTGCTCAAGGGTGGCGACGACAACGATACTCTGGTAGGCGACCTCGGCAACGATGTCCTAGAAGGTGGTGAGGGTAGCGACCGCCTAGAAGGTGGCCTAGGTGATGACTGGCTAGATGGCGGCGAAGGTGACAATCGCCTGGATGCTGGCGAAGGCAACAATACTGTCAAGTCAGGCCAGGGGAATGACATTATCTACACTGGGCCTGGTAATGATCTGATCAATGCGGGTGATGGTGAAAACCAAGTTTATGCAGGCGAGGGCAAAAACCAAATCACCACAGGTAGTGGCAATGACATCATCTATGGAGGTGCCAGGGCCGATATCATTAACGCCGGAGATGGTAACAACCAAATTTTCGCGGCTGAAGGCAATAACGTTATTCAAACTGGCAATGGCAACAATCGTATTCAAGCACGAGGTGGTGACGATTTAATCTATGCTGGCGCAGGAGACGACTGGATACAAACAGGCGATGGCAACGACTTGATTTATGCTGCTGAGGGTAGTAACTACATCGATGCAGGCGCTGGCAACAACACCATCTACAGCGGCAGTGGCAACGACTTGTTTGTCCTATTAAGAGGTTCAGGATTTCATACCATTGCACAATTTGAGGTGAGTAAAGACTTATTGGGGCTAAGTGGAGGATTAACCTTTGGGCAATTATCGATTACCCAGGTCACGAGTGGTCAAGAGTTCTTGACTCAAGTCAGTGTTGCTGGCACCAGTGACATTTTGGCAAACCTGAAGTGGGTTCAAGCCAGTGCAATTACTAGCGCCTCGTTTACCACAGTCGCTTAG